In the Sediminibacter sp. Hel_I_10 genome, one interval contains:
- a CDS encoding HNH endonuclease signature motif containing protein → MITKEVSNFIKENYLKMPGSKIAEKFDLDKGVVYRYLKRNKLQVPRDLIVKWRSEATKRPITSAEKKYITENIQEKSIKQISKELHRTSAHISRAAHELGFTDLIEKKRIESTFNKGHVPSNKGKTWDEMGIDIETRERMLSTAFKVGNEPHNTLYDGAITLRHDHPHRNGGRKYYYIRLSKGESMPLHRYIWIQEHGSIPKGMNVVFKDGNSLNCKLDNLEIISKSKNMKRNTIHNYPEELKKNIRLVKKIEKTINSKIKDDE, encoded by the coding sequence ATGATAACTAAGGAAGTGTCAAATTTTATAAAAGAAAATTATCTAAAAATGCCAGGATCAAAAATCGCTGAGAAATTTGATTTGGATAAGGGTGTTGTTTACAGATATCTAAAACGAAACAAACTACAAGTCCCGAGAGACTTGATTGTTAAATGGAGGTCCGAAGCGACTAAAAGGCCTATTACTTCTGCAGAAAAAAAATACATAACCGAAAACATTCAAGAAAAATCAATTAAGCAAATATCTAAAGAACTGCATCGTACTTCTGCTCATATAAGTCGAGCAGCACATGAGCTTGGTTTTACAGATTTGATTGAAAAGAAAAGAATCGAATCTACTTTCAATAAAGGTCATGTTCCTAGCAACAAAGGAAAGACATGGGATGAAATGGGTATTGACATAGAAACTCGGGAAAGGATGTTATCCACTGCTTTTAAAGTAGGTAATGAGCCTCATAATACCTTATATGATGGCGCCATAACTCTTAGGCATGATCATCCTCATCGAAATGGCGGTAGGAAGTACTACTATATAAGATTAAGTAAAGGAGAGTCAATGCCTTTGCATCGATATATCTGGATTCAAGAACATGGAAGTATACCAAAAGGTATGAATGTGGTATTTAAGGATGGGAATTCTTTGAATTGCAAATTAGATAACCTTGAGATAATATCAAAATCCAAAAACATGAAGCGCAACACGATTCATAATTATCCTGAAGAGCTTAAGAAAAATATAAGGCTCGTTAAAAAAATTGAAAAAACAATTAATTCTAAAATCAAAGATGATGAGTAA
- the bglX gene encoding beta-glucosidase BglX gives MTLASIKIQAQNYNTMTKNPSIEKKIDSLLSIMTVEEKVGQMNQYNGFWDVTGPAPADGNSALKYEHLRKGWVGSMLNVRGAKDVRAVQKIAVEDTRLGIPLIIGFDVIHGYKTLSPIPLAESASWDLQAIERSAQVAAAEASAAGINWTFAPMVDVTRDARWGRVMEGAGEDPFLGSRIAEARVKGFQGEDLSAVNTIAACAKHFAAYGFSEAGKEYNTVDIGTSTLHNVVLPPFKAAAKAGIRTFMNSFNELNGVPVTGNSYLQRDILKGDWGFDGFVVSDWASINEMILWGHAKDKKEAAQKAVTAGSDMDMEGYVYIEALAKLVKDGTVRESLLDDAVGRILRVKFELGLFDDPYKYCDEAREKDVIGNAKHHEAVLDMAKKSIVLLKNDNNLLPLKKTGQKIALIGALASDKSSPLGSWRIASDDETAVSVLEGMKAYQDNELVYAQGPKVAMEQTSFLQEVKINTSDNKGFEDAIKAAKTADVVVMVLGEYGFQTGEGRSRTNLELPGLQQELLETIYDVNPNIVLVLNNGRPLAISWADAHIPAIVEAWQLGTQTGHAVAQVLYGDYNPSGKLPMTFPRTVGQVPIYYNYKNTGRPSNKDNNVFWSHYVDVENTPLYPFGHGLSYTTFEYSDLKLNKANYAQKEDVKVSVKVTNTGKVTGKEVVQLYIRDLVGSITRPVKELKGFELIELKAGETKTINFVLNKETLGYYNNQGEYIVEMGDFEVFVGGSSVTTLKSDFTLE, from the coding sequence ATGACGTTAGCTTCAATAAAAATTCAAGCTCAAAATTATAATACAATGACTAAAAATCCATCCATAGAAAAGAAAATCGACTCATTGTTATCCATCATGACTGTAGAAGAAAAAGTTGGACAAATGAATCAATATAATGGCTTTTGGGATGTTACTGGTCCGGCACCAGCAGACGGCAATAGTGCTTTAAAGTATGAACACTTGAGAAAAGGGTGGGTAGGGTCTATGCTAAATGTTAGAGGCGCGAAAGATGTAAGAGCTGTTCAAAAAATAGCGGTAGAAGATACGCGTTTGGGCATTCCGCTCATCATTGGTTTTGATGTCATTCACGGTTATAAAACCTTGAGCCCAATTCCTTTGGCAGAATCGGCTAGTTGGGATTTGCAAGCTATAGAGAGATCTGCTCAAGTAGCGGCGGCCGAGGCTTCAGCTGCAGGGATTAATTGGACCTTTGCACCAATGGTTGATGTCACTAGGGATGCAAGGTGGGGGCGTGTTATGGAAGGAGCGGGAGAAGACCCGTTTTTGGGGAGTCGCATTGCCGAGGCGCGTGTCAAAGGATTTCAGGGAGAAGATTTATCTGCGGTAAATACTATTGCAGCCTGTGCAAAACATTTTGCGGCTTATGGTTTTTCTGAAGCAGGAAAAGAATATAATACGGTAGATATCGGGACTTCTACTTTGCACAATGTGGTTTTACCACCTTTTAAAGCAGCTGCAAAGGCAGGCATTCGCACCTTTATGAATTCGTTTAACGAGTTAAATGGGGTGCCCGTTACAGGTAACTCCTATTTACAAAGAGATATACTAAAAGGCGATTGGGGTTTTGATGGTTTTGTTGTGTCTGATTGGGCTTCTATTAACGAAATGATTCTTTGGGGACATGCAAAAGATAAAAAAGAAGCCGCTCAAAAGGCCGTTACAGCAGGTTCTGATATGGATATGGAAGGCTACGTTTACATTGAAGCCTTAGCCAAATTGGTTAAAGATGGTACCGTTAGAGAATCACTTTTGGATGATGCTGTTGGAAGAATTTTGAGAGTAAAATTTGAATTAGGTCTTTTTGATGACCCTTATAAATACTGTGACGAGGCTAGAGAGAAAGACGTTATAGGAAATGCGAAGCATCACGAGGCGGTTTTAGATATGGCTAAAAAATCCATCGTGCTCTTAAAAAATGATAATAACCTGTTGCCTTTAAAAAAGACCGGACAAAAAATTGCATTGATTGGTGCTTTGGCTTCAGACAAATCTAGCCCATTAGGCAGTTGGAGAATTGCATCAGATGATGAGACTGCGGTATCAGTTCTTGAAGGTATGAAAGCTTACCAAGATAATGAACTGGTGTACGCTCAAGGCCCTAAAGTTGCTATGGAGCAAACCTCATTTTTGCAAGAGGTTAAGATAAATACCAGTGATAATAAAGGTTTTGAAGACGCTATAAAGGCTGCTAAAACTGCCGATGTGGTAGTGATGGTGTTAGGGGAATACGGATTTCAAACGGGAGAGGGTAGAAGTCGTACCAATTTAGAATTACCCGGCTTACAGCAAGAACTCTTAGAAACCATTTATGACGTCAACCCAAATATTGTCTTAGTGTTAAATAATGGACGTCCTTTAGCCATTTCTTGGGCAGACGCGCACATTCCTGCAATTGTCGAGGCATGGCAATTGGGCACTCAAACAGGACATGCAGTAGCACAAGTACTCTATGGTGATTACAACCCGAGCGGGAAACTCCCAATGACTTTCCCAAGAACTGTTGGGCAAGTGCCAATTTATTATAATTATAAGAATACGGGAAGACCAAGCAACAAAGACAACAACGTCTTTTGGTCCCATTATGTGGATGTAGAAAACACGCCGTTGTATCCTTTTGGTCATGGGTTAAGTTATACCACATTTGAGTATTCAGATTTAAAACTTAATAAGGCAAATTATGCTCAGAAAGAGGATGTTAAGGTGTCTGTAAAAGTGACCAATACCGGTAAAGTTACAGGTAAGGAGGTCGTGCAATTGTACATCAGGGATTTGGTAGGGAGTATTACTCGTCCGGTTAAGGAGCTCAAAGGCTTTGAATTAATTGAATTAAAAGCAGGGGAAACCAAAACGATAAATTTTGTCTTGAATAAGGAAACCTTGGGTTACTATAATAATCAAGGAGAATATATTGTGGAAATGGGCGACTTCGAAGTTTTTGTTGGAGGAAGTTCTGTGACCACTTTAAAGTCAGATTTCACATTGGAGTAA
- a CDS encoding glycoside hydrolase family 5 protein, translating to MNYRILSISFLFLVQIICFNLSAQTQLPRISVVGNNFVNEKQETMVFRGLNASDPDKLETQGHWTKSYFQEMKNWGANIVRLPVHPTAWSRRGKEDYLRLLDQAVEWATELDLYLIIDWHSIGNLKTEMFQDGIYDTSLKQTYDFWRTIAVHYGKHNTVAFYELYNEPTTYHNTLGTISWDWWKSINEEFITIIRANGGEGVPLVAGFNWAYDLTPVRDQPLEVEGIGYVSHPYPEKKEKPWKEKWTADWGFVKENYPIILTEIGFCGPDDVGAHSPVIGDESYGDAITNYCDANEISYIVWVFDAEWAPRLFQDWENYKPSRHGKYFKKKLQSYTYE from the coding sequence ATGAATTATAGAATTTTAAGTATCTCTTTTCTTTTTCTAGTTCAAATTATTTGCTTTAATCTTAGTGCTCAAACACAATTACCGCGCATCAGTGTTGTGGGTAATAATTTTGTTAATGAGAAACAGGAAACTATGGTGTTTAGGGGTCTAAATGCCAGTGACCCCGATAAGCTAGAAACCCAAGGGCATTGGACAAAATCTTATTTTCAAGAGATGAAAAATTGGGGTGCAAATATAGTGCGACTGCCAGTGCATCCAACAGCCTGGTCCCGTCGAGGAAAAGAAGATTATTTAAGACTCTTAGATCAAGCCGTGGAATGGGCTACAGAACTCGATTTATATCTTATTATTGATTGGCATAGCATCGGGAATTTAAAAACCGAAATGTTTCAGGATGGCATTTACGATACGAGCTTAAAACAAACCTATGATTTTTGGAGAACCATAGCAGTACATTACGGTAAGCATAATACGGTTGCTTTTTACGAATTGTATAATGAGCCCACGACGTATCATAATACCTTAGGAACCATAAGTTGGGACTGGTGGAAATCAATTAACGAAGAATTTATCACTATCATTCGAGCCAATGGAGGAGAGGGCGTTCCGTTAGTGGCGGGCTTTAATTGGGCTTACGATTTAACCCCGGTACGTGACCAGCCCTTGGAGGTAGAGGGTATAGGCTATGTAAGTCATCCCTATCCTGAGAAAAAGGAAAAACCTTGGAAAGAAAAATGGACTGCAGATTGGGGGTTTGTAAAAGAGAACTATCCTATCATTCTTACTGAGATTGGATTTTGTGGTCCAGATGATGTTGGCGCGCATTCCCCGGTTATTGGTGATGAATCATATGGAGATGCCATTACCAACTATTGTGACGCTAATGAGATCTCCTATATTGTTTGGGTGTTTGATGCTGAATGGGCGCCAAGGTTATTTCAAGATTGGGAAAATTATAAACCCTCTAGACATGGTAAGTACTTTAAGAAAAAACTCCAGAGTTATACCTATGAGTAG
- a CDS encoding sialate O-acetylesterase: MRNFLLVITLFVSQLSFGNVTLPSVFSDHMVLQQNEKIKIWGWASPNEVIQIKPSWTDEIYKTGGLSSAKWEIIIQTPLASPDSHSITVSGYNKITIQDVLVGEVWLCSGQSNMEMSAAWGIKNGEDAVQKADYPTIRFFRVEKSSVKYPQDHIIGKWEVCSPETMRNNSAVAYYFSRQLQQHLIQIPVGLIISAWGGTPAEIWMPESVIETDKELSQAANNLTPQEWGPHQPGRAFNAMIYPIYSYQIAGVLWYQGESNVGSKVYDLTLTALIKSWRQLWQKQFPFYIVQIAPYDDGNDHDGGVQIREAQRKVASKVKNSGLVVISDVSTVDDIHPKDKKPVGVRLANLALKQHYKQITGVVESPEIDTVLFNKRKAVIHFENAEGLYTNNELSLFEIAGEENKFYPATSKLKNEVITLSSSKVKHPVKVRFAWGNASKSNVFNAVDLPLSSFFFDSSKN, from the coding sequence ATGAGAAATTTCTTATTAGTTATCACACTTTTTGTCTCACAGTTAAGCTTCGGAAATGTTACGCTACCTTCTGTATTTTCAGACCATATGGTGCTACAGCAAAATGAAAAAATTAAAATCTGGGGATGGGCAAGTCCTAACGAGGTAATTCAAATCAAACCTTCATGGACGGATGAGATATATAAAACAGGAGGCCTTAGCAGCGCAAAGTGGGAAATCATCATACAGACGCCGTTAGCGTCGCCCGACAGTCATTCCATTACTGTTTCAGGATACAATAAAATTACCATTCAAGATGTGTTGGTGGGAGAAGTTTGGTTGTGTTCAGGGCAATCTAATATGGAGATGTCTGCTGCTTGGGGCATTAAGAACGGAGAAGACGCAGTGCAAAAGGCAGATTATCCCACCATTCGTTTTTTTAGGGTTGAAAAATCTTCAGTAAAATACCCTCAAGATCATATCATTGGCAAATGGGAAGTGTGTTCTCCAGAAACAATGAGAAATAATAGCGCCGTAGCTTATTATTTCTCACGTCAACTTCAGCAACATTTAATACAGATACCCGTGGGATTGATAATTTCAGCTTGGGGCGGAACCCCTGCAGAAATATGGATGCCAGAGTCTGTAATTGAAACAGATAAGGAACTATCTCAAGCGGCTAACAACTTAACACCTCAAGAATGGGGTCCGCATCAACCTGGAAGGGCATTTAACGCCATGATTTATCCTATCTACAGTTATCAAATTGCAGGAGTACTTTGGTATCAAGGTGAGTCTAACGTGGGATCCAAAGTTTATGATCTTACACTAACGGCCTTGATTAAATCTTGGCGTCAACTTTGGCAAAAGCAGTTTCCATTTTACATCGTTCAAATTGCGCCTTATGATGATGGCAATGACCATGACGGTGGTGTGCAAATTAGAGAGGCGCAACGTAAGGTTGCTAGTAAGGTGAAGAATTCTGGATTGGTTGTGATTTCCGACGTGTCAACTGTAGACGATATCCATCCTAAGGATAAAAAGCCAGTTGGTGTAAGATTGGCCAATTTGGCATTAAAACAACATTATAAGCAAATTACCGGTGTGGTAGAATCTCCAGAAATAGATACCGTGCTTTTCAATAAAAGAAAGGCAGTAATTCATTTTGAAAATGCTGAGGGCTTATATACTAATAATGAGCTCTCCTTATTTGAGATTGCTGGTGAGGAGAATAAGTTTTACCCAGCGACTTCAAAATTGAAAAATGAAGTGATCACCTTATCTTCATCTAAAGTGAAACATCCCGTTAAAGTAAGATTTGCTTGGGGAAATGCGTCGAAGTCCAATGTTTTTAATGCGGTTGACCTACCTTTGTCTAGTTTTTTTTTCGATTCATCAAAAAATTAA
- a CDS encoding helix-turn-helix domain-containing protein, with product MKFGSRLKEILEEKNISQIDFSKGAELNSGLVSRVLNGEKPSSQFIYKTVEYLPEVDMNYLLKEDVQGVLNESHSTYEKTLDPMDLIVDIENKIKNLKRVLTQK from the coding sequence ATGAAATTTGGAAGTCGTTTAAAGGAAATTTTGGAAGAAAAAAACATCTCTCAGATTGATTTTTCTAAAGGAGCTGAATTGAACTCAGGTCTTGTAAGTAGAGTACTTAATGGAGAAAAGCCAAGCTCTCAATTCATTTATAAAACGGTAGAATATTTGCCGGAAGTAGATATGAATTATCTCCTTAAAGAGGATGTTCAAGGAGTATTAAATGAAAGTCATTCTACCTATGAAAAAACTCTAGATCCAATGGACCTTATTGTAGATATCGAGAATAAAATCAAGAATTTAAAACGTGTATTGACACAAAAATGA
- a CDS encoding SGNH/GDSL hydrolase family protein, whose translation MKIIKLATVFSLLLMYGCNAQDLKTFESTDEHFNYSGRFEYLQEGGVGLIGSAAYVEFIVEGDVLNIRLQSESAARNYYVLRINDAIHKRSVIKGDTVQTIAVKLPHKGKHTIGIYKATEAFNDKIIFHGIEAKSLMASEKKPFTIEFIGDSITCGALSDASEMPCIEGAYQDHHNAYMAYGPVMARELNADVLLSCVSGIGMYRNWNDEHIDEPIMPQVYDNLYLNTDASKPFNASYQPDITSICLGTNDMSSGDGTKERLVFNSEKFTENYIAFVEHIYAQHPKTKVILLNSPMVEAQQKKTLMACLKKVHTYFKNHHNKTITIVEFDKIYANGCSAHPSVSDHKAMAEALLPDFKSLLQQ comes from the coding sequence ATGAAAATCATAAAATTAGCAACAGTATTTAGCTTATTATTAATGTATGGGTGTAACGCGCAAGACTTGAAAACATTTGAGTCAACTGACGAGCATTTTAATTACTCTGGGAGATTTGAATATCTACAGGAAGGCGGCGTGGGTCTCATTGGTTCGGCTGCTTATGTTGAATTTATCGTCGAAGGCGATGTTCTAAACATACGCCTCCAATCAGAATCTGCAGCACGTAATTATTATGTGCTGCGTATTAACGATGCTATTCACAAACGTAGCGTTATAAAGGGAGACACTGTTCAAACTATAGCGGTCAAATTGCCGCATAAGGGAAAGCATACTATTGGTATTTATAAAGCAACAGAAGCCTTTAATGACAAAATTATTTTTCATGGTATTGAGGCCAAATCTTTGATGGCTTCGGAAAAAAAACCGTTTACAATTGAATTTATTGGCGACTCTATAACTTGTGGGGCTTTATCCGATGCTTCTGAGATGCCTTGCATTGAAGGGGCGTATCAAGATCATCACAATGCCTACATGGCTTATGGACCCGTCATGGCACGTGAGCTCAATGCTGATGTCCTGCTAAGTTGTGTATCTGGAATAGGAATGTATCGCAATTGGAATGATGAGCATATTGATGAACCAATAATGCCTCAAGTCTATGACAATCTATATTTAAATACAGATGCTTCTAAACCTTTTAATGCCTCATATCAACCTGATATTACGAGCATTTGTTTGGGCACAAATGACATGTCTTCTGGAGATGGAACGAAAGAAAGATTGGTTTTCAATTCTGAAAAATTTACGGAAAATTACATTGCATTTGTTGAACACATATATGCGCAACATCCTAAAACCAAAGTGATTCTACTTAATAGTCCTATGGTAGAGGCCCAGCAAAAGAAAACTCTTATGGCGTGTTTGAAAAAGGTACACACTTATTTTAAAAACCATCATAACAAGACCATTACAATAGTTGAGTTTGATAAGATCTATGCAAATGGATGCAGTGCACATCCCAGCGTAAGCGATCATAAGGCTATGGCAGAGGCATTGCTTCCAGATTTTAAGAGTTTACTTCAACAATAA
- the dnaG gene encoding DNA primase, translating into MIKKESIDRVLDVEVSDVIPKFVALKKAGTNLKGTSPFNPDDQTPSFVVAPVKNIWKCFSTGKGGYGPVSFIMEHKGETWIEAIKIVAKTANIILEQEVLTPEEQAEENKFDSYKAIVDWANKRFQKNFDALEPTHWAKKNLKDRKFSEDILTRFEIGYASDKFHDVHKELHEQAKVEDGVTLGLITHKSPKYYDFFIDRLIFPIHNSLGRVIGFGGRRSNKKAVAEFPKYLNSPDTPLYKKEMTLYGLFQAKKSIREYNAVYLFEGYTDVIAFSNRDINNVIATCGTALGLEQCRMIKKLCHHVILVRDGDKAGTAAAYRDLDMLLQCGFKVSIVPLEDGEDPDTLAQQHEDLKTFLRNNTVDALGWKTLNFRKECETPDEIANAADSIVKTLDLITDPIKQKEFIKDCARKLKIKAADLTYKLKVFSQMKLAGLKKERLDEDTELMQMQSRGFPTDGDLMSYKRDGFVSSEKEKAIYFQTSSNIFYKGTNFTVNPLFHIISSKNDGKRILEMKNDIGEVGVVDFTNKEISSFNLFQEKIVDSHNFAFEPAVSAYNFKQFRNRLLYSFDKAYEFTTLGQQPEGFYAFANGVVLGDEFREVDEYGIVEVKDQNFQKDKSKIDLFYSPAFSKVNLGNREDDDSYEGVRSFTYINSSITFSKWMDLMYKVYGKKALTGIGFTIAAIFRDIIVDQFGAFPHLFLTGQKQSGKTKFSESLTNVFTPNQKGFDLNSGSVVGFFRRVSRISNIVLALEEYHDTNIHEIKFQVLKAAFDNRSRETGVASTDKKTNLDRIKCACIILSQYRSVRDDNSLSSRSLTEHFLERNYTVEQKLLFAELKNEEKKGMTSILLELLKYREEIEKELTLTINELNKDLIKRFEKDEYMERMLENFTVIMAPVKILWKKFAFPFTWNEFYTHCVDAIQESSDMISETEGTAKFWQTLSYLVDRRIIKEGYDFKIEKKLSFKIYEGKKEGVAQYREVTNSAMEDILFIRLGKVHQDYMEAVSKRKGEEPIGESTLKGYFKSKPYFYGSVKAEQFKNGSTSAYVFNYTQMANLNVVNLERDYSTEDEPSVPVATSSADGDQVPQSKQQDFPFQ; encoded by the coding sequence ATGATCAAAAAAGAATCCATAGACCGAGTGCTAGATGTCGAAGTTTCAGATGTTATTCCAAAATTTGTCGCGCTTAAAAAAGCGGGAACCAATTTAAAAGGGACGTCTCCTTTTAATCCTGATGATCAAACACCTTCATTTGTAGTTGCTCCAGTCAAAAATATTTGGAAATGTTTTTCTACAGGTAAGGGTGGTTATGGTCCGGTGTCCTTCATTATGGAGCATAAAGGCGAGACATGGATAGAAGCTATTAAAATCGTCGCCAAAACTGCAAACATTATTCTGGAGCAGGAGGTGCTTACTCCAGAAGAGCAGGCAGAGGAAAATAAGTTTGATAGTTATAAAGCTATTGTAGATTGGGCAAACAAACGTTTTCAGAAAAACTTTGACGCCTTAGAACCGACGCATTGGGCAAAGAAAAACTTAAAGGATCGTAAATTTTCCGAAGATATTTTAACCAGGTTTGAAATTGGTTACGCCAGTGATAAATTTCATGATGTTCATAAAGAATTACATGAGCAGGCCAAAGTCGAAGATGGTGTGACTCTAGGTTTGATCACTCATAAATCCCCTAAGTATTACGATTTTTTTATAGACCGTCTCATTTTCCCCATACACAATTCCCTGGGCAGGGTCATTGGTTTTGGCGGCCGACGCAGCAATAAAAAAGCTGTTGCTGAATTCCCTAAATACCTAAACTCCCCAGATACGCCATTGTATAAAAAAGAAATGACGCTCTATGGGTTGTTTCAGGCTAAAAAATCGATTAGAGAATATAACGCGGTTTATCTTTTTGAGGGGTATACCGATGTGATTGCATTTTCAAATCGAGACATCAACAACGTGATAGCAACCTGCGGTACAGCGCTCGGTTTAGAGCAGTGCCGTATGATCAAAAAGCTATGCCATCACGTTATTTTAGTACGTGATGGTGATAAGGCAGGCACAGCTGCAGCATATCGTGATCTTGATATGTTACTGCAGTGTGGCTTTAAAGTTTCCATTGTACCGTTGGAAGATGGTGAAGATCCAGACACTCTAGCTCAGCAGCATGAAGATCTTAAAACCTTTTTACGCAACAATACTGTTGATGCCTTAGGTTGGAAAACCTTAAACTTTAGAAAAGAATGTGAGACTCCAGATGAAATAGCCAATGCTGCAGACAGTATTGTAAAGACATTGGATTTAATCACAGATCCTATCAAGCAAAAAGAATTCATTAAGGATTGCGCTCGAAAATTAAAAATCAAAGCTGCAGATCTTACCTATAAACTCAAGGTGTTTTCTCAAATGAAATTGGCAGGGCTCAAAAAAGAGCGCTTAGATGAAGATACAGAGCTCATGCAAATGCAAAGCCGTGGGTTTCCAACCGATGGGGATCTCATGAGCTACAAAAGGGATGGCTTTGTCTCTTCAGAAAAGGAAAAAGCAATCTACTTCCAGACCTCCAGCAACATCTTTTACAAGGGTACCAATTTTACGGTCAATCCATTGTTTCATATCATTTCAAGTAAAAATGATGGAAAGCGAATATTAGAAATGAAAAACGATATCGGCGAAGTTGGTGTCGTAGATTTTACCAATAAGGAAATATCATCTTTTAACCTCTTTCAAGAAAAAATTGTAGACAGTCACAACTTTGCATTTGAGCCTGCAGTAAGTGCCTATAATTTTAAGCAATTTCGAAATCGTTTGCTATATAGCTTTGATAAGGCATACGAGTTTACAACACTTGGCCAACAGCCAGAAGGATTCTACGCCTTTGCAAATGGTGTTGTCCTGGGCGATGAGTTTAGAGAGGTTGATGAATATGGTATTGTAGAAGTCAAGGACCAGAATTTTCAAAAGGATAAATCAAAAATTGATTTGTTCTATTCTCCGGCATTTTCAAAAGTCAATTTAGGTAATCGTGAAGATGATGACAGCTATGAAGGCGTGAGAAGCTTCACCTACATAAATAGCAGTATTACTTTTTCTAAATGGATGGACCTCATGTATAAGGTCTACGGGAAAAAAGCATTGACAGGTATTGGTTTTACCATTGCCGCCATCTTCAGGGATATTATTGTTGATCAGTTTGGGGCATTTCCGCACCTATTTTTAACGGGTCAAAAACAATCGGGTAAAACAAAATTTTCAGAATCCTTGACCAATGTATTCACCCCAAATCAAAAGGGATTCGACTTGAACTCTGGATCTGTAGTTGGTTTTTTCCGTCGTGTGTCAAGGATCTCAAACATTGTTTTAGCTCTGGAGGAATATCACGACACCAACATTCACGAAATTAAATTTCAGGTTTTAAAAGCTGCTTTTGATAATAGATCGCGTGAAACCGGTGTGGCTTCTACAGATAAAAAAACCAACCTAGACCGTATTAAATGCGCGTGCATCATTCTATCTCAGTACAGATCTGTGCGTGACGATAACTCATTGTCTTCTAGATCTCTTACTGAGCACTTTTTGGAAAGAAATTATACGGTTGAACAAAAACTTTTGTTTGCTGAGCTAAAAAATGAAGAGAAAAAAGGGATGACCTCAATACTGCTGGAGCTCCTAAAATATCGAGAGGAGATCGAGAAAGAACTAACCCTTACCATTAATGAACTTAACAAAGATTTGATCAAACGTTTTGAAAAAGACGAGTACATGGAGCGTATGCTTGAGAACTTTACAGTGATCATGGCGCCAGTCAAAATTCTATGGAAAAAGTTTGCCTTTCCATTTACTTGGAATGAGTTCTACACCCATTGTGTTGACGCTATTCAAGAAAGTAGCGATATGATATCAGAAACTGAAGGAACGGCTAAATTTTGGCAGACACTTAGTTATTTGGTGGACCGTAGGATCATTAAAGAAGGCTACGACTTTAAGATTGAAAAGAAACTCAGCTTCAAAATTTACGAAGGCAAAAAAGAAGGTGTGGCACAATATCGAGAGGTCACAAACTCAGCCATGGAAGATATTTTATTCATACGCCTAGGCAAAGTGCATCAAGATTATATGGAGGCGGTGAGTAAGCGTAAAGGAGAAGAACCTATTGGCGAGAGTACGCTTAAAGGATATTTTAAAAGCAAACCTTATTTCTATGGCAGCGTAAAAGCAGAACAGTTTAAAAACGGTAGCACCAGTGCATACGTGTTTAATTATACGCAGATGGCCAATCTAAACGTGGTGAACCTAGAACGTGATTACTCAACTGAAGACGAACCTTCGGTTCCTGTGGCCACGAGCTCTGCAGATGGTGATCAGGTACCACAATCAAAACAGCAAGATTTTCCTTTTCAATAA